The Candidatus Auribacterota bacterium genomic sequence CCGGTAAATATTCCCCCGTATTTTTTATCCTCGCCAGTCACACTAGCCACAGAAGGGGTGCTATACGAATACCCGGTGGAAGCTGTTGATCCTGAGGGGCATCCGATTATCGTCGGAATCCTGACCGGGCCTGCCGGAATGAACGTCGAGAACAGAACACAGCATATTGTCTGGCAACCGCGACATAACGATATTGGCGACCACCCAGTAAGTCTTATGGTCCGTGATTGCAGAGGACTATCCGCGTTACAGGATTTCATACTTTCGGTGGAACCTGAAGCAACACCAACTCCCACAGAAACTCCAACAGAGACCCCGATCCTGACGCCGACCCCAACCGAGACGCCGACACGCACGCCAACCGTGACGCCTACGCCGACAATGACGCCGACGGTGACCCCGACGCCGACTAGGATGCCTACACAGGGGCCGGAATCAACGGATACGCCTGTGCCCACGGCAACGCCCACGCCCCTACCGACGGCGGTGACCGAGCTCAACGGCACCGCTTTCAGCGCAGGACAGCGGCTCACGGCTACGTTCAGGTTGAACACAGCGATCGAGAGGCTGTTCACCGTCTACGCGGTAATCATCCTGCCCGACGGGAAGACAATGCTGAACGCGAGGACGCTGGAAAGGCCGGTCAGGCCACTTGCCCGCAAGGTGAAAAGATTGTCCGCTGGATTCAGCTACCAGCTCATGTCAGAGACGATTCCGGCCAGTGCGCCTAAGGGAGAGTACGAGCTGGCGGTTGTGTTCTTCGATGCCACGAAGCCCTACCGCAGCCGCGCCGACGCATTCCTGGATGTGAGTGCCAAGTTCACGATAGAATGACTAAATCAGTTTGAACGGTTTGAACAGTTTGAATCCTTTGATCAGCTAGATGTTTTATACGATTTGACGGTCCTAGCTGTTCAAACAGATCAAACGGGTCCGCCGGCTCGAACGAAATGAAAGGAGAGCCCATGAAAAAGACCCTGTTGGTTATTTCCGCCCTCGTGCTAGCATCTCTTATCACTTGCTTCGCACAGCTTCAGCCCAACTCCCCATGGCCGATGTTTCACCATGATGCGCGGCACACGGGTCAGAGCGAGTACGCAGGGCCTTCGTTGCCTATGCTCAACTGGAGTTATATGACTGGAGACTGGATAGATCCTTCTCCCTCGATTGGGAGTGATGGGAAGGTTTATATCGGCTCGGAAGATGCAAATTTCTATGCCTTTATCTCAACCGGCTTGCTTGCTTGGAGCTATGCGACTGGACGGCGTGTGGATTCCTCTGCGGCGATAGGGAGTGATGGAGGGGTATATGTTGGTTCTGGTGATAAGAATCTCTATATCATGAACTCTAACGGTTCGCTCAGCTGGAGCTATGTCACTGGAAATGATGTGGAATCCTCCCCGGTATTGGGGAGCGATGGTAGGATATTCATTGGATCAGATGATAATAAGATCTACGCCCTGAATCCGAATGGCTCGCTTGATTGGAGCTATGGGACCGGATGGTTTGTGTCCGCTTGCCCCGCTCTTGGGAGTGGCGTAAAGGTGTATTTCGGTTCATGGGATAACAATATATACGCACTCAACTCTAACGGTTCGCTCAACTGGAGCTACGGGACTATGAATTACATATCCTGTACCCCCACTCTTGGGAGTGATGAGACGGTTTATGCCAGCTCTGAAGATTATAATTTCTATGCCGTCACTTCAAACGGCTTGCTCGACTGGAGCTATCTGACCGGAAGTATCCCTGCCTCTCCCTCGCTAGGGAGTGATGGAGGGATATATGTTGATTCCAATTATCTCTATGCACTCACCTCAACTGGCTTGTTCAACTGGAGTTATAAAGCTAATAATGATGGGATAACCTTTTCCTCATTAGCCCTGGGGAATGATGGAATGGTATACGTTCGCGCTGATAGTTATTATCTTTACTCTTTCAACTCAACCGGCTCATTCAGTTGGAGTTATAAGACGGCTTCGGTTGTAGTTTCATCTCCCGCACTGGGGAGCGATCGTAGGATATATTTTGGCTCATGGGATAATAACGTCTATTGCCTATCTCAAGGTTCCACACCTACAGTTACGCCGACGCAGCCGACTCCAACTCCGACACATACCCCCACCGTTACTCCCACGCACCAGCCGACCGAAATGCCGAGCTCAACGCCGACGAGTCCTCCTTCCACTTCAACCGCAACACCAGTTCCCCCCGCGGAGAATGTCCTCAACGGCATATCGTTCAAGGTGGGGGAGCAGCTCGTGGCGACATTCAAGGTGAACGTGCCGATCGAGACGCCGTTCGATGTCTACGCGGTGCTCATCCTGCCTAATGGGAGGATGCTGAATGCGAGGACGCTGGATAGGCCGGTCAGACCTCTTGCCCGGAAGGTGAAAAAGCTCCCGGCCGGATTCACCTATCAGCTCATGTCAAAGACAATCCCCACGGGTGCGCCGAAGGGGGAGTATGAGCTTGCGGTGATATTCTTCGATGCCACGAAGCCGTACCGGACCCGCGCCGACGCCTTCCTCGACGTGAGCTCGAAGTTCACGATACAATAGCAGCCGGTAGTCAACGTATTTCCGTCAGGGATGGCCTTGGCACAGACATATTCTCCGATGTCCATCCCGCACGGTTTTGAATGATATCCTTACTACGTCAATAATTGTCAACGCTCTGGGATATCCGTCATGCCCGCCATTACTTCAGGGATAAGGGATTAGGGGGAAGGGAGAAGCTAAAGAAACATTTTTCCTATTCCCTAATCCCTTATCCCTGCTTTACTGCCCCGTCGCCCCCGCCTGCACTTAGGAGGGAGCCTTAGTCGGCTCCCTCCTTTTTGTGCCCGTGAGGAGTCACACTTACTTCCATTGCCAATCGGCTCAAAAAGAAGTTGCGGAAGATGCCGCTTTCAGATAAACTTGCACCATCTACAATCAGGCGGGGGAACAATTTTTAATTTAGCTGCCTCGGAATTTCAATAACATTGGCACCTGATTAAGCTGATTGATACCCGCACCCTGAAGGGTGCGCTACAGAAAATCAGGCTAATCTGAAAGATCAGGTGCAAACAAATACGTTGCGAAGCTAACTCGCCCTGGAGCCTCATCATGTTTGGATATCTTCTCGGGCTTTTTTCAAACGACATAGGGATTGACCTGGGGACCGCTAATACCCTTGTGTATGTCAAGGGGCAGGGGATTGTGCTCATGGAGCCCTCGGTGGTGGCGGTGCAGACGGGTACGAACAATGTGCTCGCGGTGGGTGAGGAGGCAAAGAGGATGCTGGGGCGAACCCCGGGGAGCATCACGGCGATCCGTCCGCTCAAAGATGGCGTGATCGCCGACTTCGATATCACCGAGAGCATGCTGAGGTATTTCATTCGCAAGGTTCACAACCGGAGGGCCCTCGTCGCGCCGCGCGTGGTCATTGCCGTGCCCTCGGGTATCACCGAGGTGGAAAAGCGGGCGGTGAAGGACTCCGCCGAGCAGGCGGGGGCGCGCCTCGTGTATCTCATCGAAGAGCCGATGGCCGCCGCCATCGGCGTGGGGCTGCCCGTGCAGGAGCCCACCGCGAACATGATCATTGATGTGGGAGGGGGCACTACCGAGGTGGCGATCATCTCACTCGCCGGGATTGTGTGTTCCAGGAGCGTCCGCGTGGGCGGCGATGAAATGGATGAGGCGATCGCTCAATATCTCAAGCGGAATTATAATCTGATGGTAGGGGAGCGCACCGCCGAGGAGATAAAAATTTCCATAGGGTCCGCGTATCCCCTCAAGGAAGAGATGGCAGTGGAGGTGAAGGGAAGAGATCTGATCGCGGGCCTCCCCAAGACCCTCAGGATCACCTCGGAAGAGATACGAGAGGCGCTCTCTGAGTCCATCTCCACAATCGTTGAAGCGATACGGATTACCCTGGAGCGCTGTCCCCCCGAGCTCTCTGCGGACCTCGTTGACCGCGGTCTCATCATGACGGGGGGTGGTGCGCTGCTCAGGGGATTTCCCAAACTCGTGTCCGAGGAAACGGGCCTCCCCGTCCATCTGGCTGAGGAGCCGCTCAAGACGGTCGCCCTCGGCACGGGGAAAGTGTTGGACGAACTCTACTTCCTCCAGAAACTCATTCCCGCGAAACGCCAGGGGTCATAAGCCTGCGAATGGTCAGTCGAAATGTTATCTGGGTGGCTGTTGCCGGAGCCATTATAGTCCTCTCCCTCTCCCTGCCGTATCAGGTTTCCTCCCGATCACGGGTTGTGATCATCAGGGCGTTCTCACCCTTCATCAATCTGGAGCATTCCCTGATCAGCGGTGCGCGGCTGTTCGGGGTGAGGTGGAATTCCCGCGGGCGCCTGAAAGAGGAAAATATCGCGCTCCGGTGGAAGGCGAAGGAACTCTCGCGCGAGGTCGCCGAATTGCGCGATTTAAAAAATGAGAACCGGAGATTGCGCCGCCTCCTCGATTTCAAAGAATCCAGCAGCCACAGGCTGTTACCCGCGCAGGTCGTCGGAAGGGATGCACGCCATTGGTACAGCGGTGTGGTGATCGACAGGGGGACGCGGGATGGCGTCAGGCCTGATATGGCGGTGATCGACGACGAGGGGGTCGTGGGAAAAGTCGTCGAGAGCGCCCCCGAGATGAGCACGGTGTTGCTCATCGTTGACAAGCGAAGCCGGATCGGGAGCGTCGTCGAGCGCACGAGGGAAAATGGCGTGCTGGAGGGGACCTCATTCAATACGTGCAGACTGAGCTACCTCCCGCGCCGCGCGGAGATACGCGCCGGAGACAGAGTGCTCACCTCGGGGATGGGAGGGATTTATCCGAAGGGGCTCTACGTCGGGGAGTGCATCGGGGTGTATGAGGGGGAGTATGGCCTCTATACCTGCGCGGATATCTCTCCCGGTGTCAACTTCAGCACGCTTGAAGAGGTGCTTGTCCTCATTGACCATGCGGTGGAGAAGGGCGATTTACTCAGGTGAGGTTTGTTCTCGGGTTATTTATCCTTGTGGTCGCGGGGAGCCTCCAGGTTGCCGGGAGCCTCTCCCTCGCCAGGGTGCATCTCGGGATTGACCTCCCTCTTGTGTGTGTGATCTGCGGCGCCCTGCTCGTCGGAGAGAGCGCTGCGCTCGCGCTCGCGCTCTGTGCCGGCATGTTCAAGGATGCATTTTCAGCGGACTGTTTCGGCCATTCAATTGCGGTGTTCGTCGCCATCTCCCTTATCGTCAACAGGATCCGTCACTCGCTGTGGATCAGCCATTGGACCACTCAATCAGGTCTCGCTTTTGCGGGCACGATCATCGGCTGGCTCCTCTACAACCTGATATCGCGGATCCTTGGGCAGCCGCTTGATGGTGAGATCGGCGGCGTTTTGAAAAGCGCGGTGCTCAATGCGTGCGCGGCGCCGCCGCTCTTCAAGGTCTGGAGCGCGGCGATGAAGTAGGCGAGAAGGGTGTAAGGGGTCACTTATAGAGGGGGGCCACGGATGAACACGGATTATGACGGATATTCACAGATGAAAAGAAAGCTTCATCTGCGGCCATCCGTGTGGTTATCCGTGAAAATCCGTGGCGAACATCATTTACCGTTACCCCTGCAAAACTGATAATCATCCAAAGGCGAAAAGAACAAGTGTACAATCTCTGTGCAAG encodes the following:
- the mreC gene encoding rod shape-determining protein MreC, which translates into the protein MVSRNVIWVAVAGAIIVLSLSLPYQVSSRSRVVIIRAFSPFINLEHSLISGARLFGVRWNSRGRLKEENIALRWKAKELSREVAELRDLKNENRRLRRLLDFKESSSHRLLPAQVVGRDARHWYSGVVIDRGTRDGVRPDMAVIDDEGVVGKVVESAPEMSTVLLIVDKRSRIGSVVERTRENGVLEGTSFNTCRLSYLPRRAEIRAGDRVLTSGMGGIYPKGLYVGECIGVYEGEYGLYTCADISPGVNFSTLEEVLVLIDHAVEKGDLLR
- a CDS encoding rod shape-determining protein, encoding MFGYLLGLFSNDIGIDLGTANTLVYVKGQGIVLMEPSVVAVQTGTNNVLAVGEEAKRMLGRTPGSITAIRPLKDGVIADFDITESMLRYFIRKVHNRRALVAPRVVIAVPSGITEVEKRAVKDSAEQAGARLVYLIEEPMAAAIGVGLPVQEPTANMIIDVGGGTTEVAIISLAGIVCSRSVRVGGDEMDEAIAQYLKRNYNLMVGERTAEEIKISIGSAYPLKEEMAVEVKGRDLIAGLPKTLRITSEEIREALSESISTIVEAIRITLERCPPELSADLVDRGLIMTGGGALLRGFPKLVSEETGLPVHLAEEPLKTVALGTGKVLDELYFLQKLIPAKRQGS
- a CDS encoding PQQ-binding-like beta-propeller repeat protein, with amino-acid sequence MKKTLLVISALVLASLITCFAQLQPNSPWPMFHHDARHTGQSEYAGPSLPMLNWSYMTGDWIDPSPSIGSDGKVYIGSEDANFYAFISTGLLAWSYATGRRVDSSAAIGSDGGVYVGSGDKNLYIMNSNGSLSWSYVTGNDVESSPVLGSDGRIFIGSDDNKIYALNPNGSLDWSYGTGWFVSACPALGSGVKVYFGSWDNNIYALNSNGSLNWSYGTMNYISCTPTLGSDETVYASSEDYNFYAVTSNGLLDWSYLTGSIPASPSLGSDGGIYVDSNYLYALTSTGLFNWSYKANNDGITFSSLALGNDGMVYVRADSYYLYSFNSTGSFSWSYKTASVVVSSPALGSDRRIYFGSWDNNVYCLSQGSTPTVTPTQPTPTPTHTPTVTPTHQPTEMPSSTPTSPPSTSTATPVPPAENVLNGISFKVGEQLVATFKVNVPIETPFDVYAVLILPNGRMLNARTLDRPVRPLARKVKKLPAGFTYQLMSKTIPTGAPKGEYELAVIFFDATKPYRTRADAFLDVSSKFTIQ